One Erpetoichthys calabaricus chromosome 8, fErpCal1.3, whole genome shotgun sequence DNA segment encodes these proteins:
- the LOC114655842 gene encoding basic salivary proline-rich protein 1-like: MKTLGFILCCLGVIFAAPTPKEQSAAGPPSIEIIMPYGFPNQAFGAPQQPEMNQHNPVLPELQLPHVPSGPVSIEIVYPYGYNGQKFGLPQSPVFSSRGYIKPKVPKPAGKESNEVKANTDDAKPDAPQEQQAPGAPSLEIMVPFEFVNQAFGPHHPQQGFNNPDGPIHQLAQLQAGGHPVSIELMYPYGFSGQAFGVPQQPAMRNPAAAIPQMPSQHAPTGPVSIELLYPYTHPGQNFGPPQNPSSPHHPPSQTPQKTGPGGPASIEIIVPYGLPNQGFGHHASVIPSQGFIKHEVPQPPGHPSLEILYPYGFGNQQQMFPFGKIPQTMTQMVDQQNQNGFSSFANSPKDPTVENINAGGVANLEDPKKPAQSSPKVQLP; encoded by the exons ATGAAGACTCTGGGTTTCATTTTATGTTGTCTGGGTGTCATTTTTGCAGCACCG actCCCAAGGAACAAAGTGCTGCTGGACCACCCAGTATAGAAATA ATCATGCCATATGGGTTCCCCAACCAAGCATTTGGAGCTCCCCAACAACCAGAAatg aatcAACATAATCCTGTTTTACCAGAATTACAGCTCCCTCATGTTCCTTCTGGGCCAGTTAGCATTGAAATT GTTTATCCTTATGGATACAATGGCCAGAAATTTGGACTACCACAGTCTCCA GTTTTTTCTTCTCGAGGATATATTAAACCAAAAGTGCCAAAGCCTGCTGGCAAAGAAAGCAATGAAGTA AAGGCAAATACTGATGATGCCAAACCCGACGCACCTCAAGAGCAACAGGCTCCTGGAGCACCAAGCCTTGAAATT ATGGTTCCATTTGAATTTGTAAACCAAGCATTTGGACCTCACCACCCACAGCAAGGATTT AACAACCCAGATGGCCCAATTCATCAGTTAGCACAACTGCAAGCTGGGGGACATCCTGTCAGCATAGAACTT ATGTATCCTTATGGATTCTCTGGACAAGCATTTGGAGTTCCACAACAGCCAGCGATG AGAAATCCTGCTGCTGCTATTCCTCAAATGCCTAGTCAGCATGCACCCACTGGACCTGTTAGTATTGAACTG CTGTACCCATACACACATCCAGGGCAGAATTTTGGACCTCCACAAAACCCATCATCT ccaCATCATCCACCATCCCAAACACCTCAAAAAACTGGACCTGGAGGACCTGCCAGTATTGAAATT ATTGTTCCTTATGGACTTCCAAATCAAGGCTTTGGCCATCATGCCTCt GTAATTCCATCCCAAGGATTTATCAAACATGAGGTTCCACAGCCCCCTGGTCATCCTAGCCTTGAAATT CTGTACCCCTATGGATTTGGAAACCAGCAACAG ATGTTTCCATTTGGAAAGATACCACAGACCATGACACAGATGGTGGACCAACAGAACCAGAAT GGATTCTCTTCCTTTGCAAATTCTCCTAAAGACCCAACCGTAGAGAACATTAAC GCGGGTGGAGTGGCAAATCTTGAAGACcctaaaaagccagcacagtccAGCCCAAAA